The genomic window GCACCATGGGCACCATATATGTGACACAAGGGACCTATGAAGCCGTGAATAGATTCTGTCTGTGTAAGACAGGCCCATGGCACTGTGGATACTTAATCAAGGTAGTAACCAGTAAATGGGTTTTGACCAGCTCAATCACAGCAAACGTCAACAACTAGCTGGGAAACTTCAAAGGTTAATGCAGCTTCAGTTTAGTTATCACATTGACATCTCTATGAATGGCATCAGCTAAAATTGTGCTAAGTGCAATCTGCTCACCAAAACTTGGAGACCCTGACCAAGAAAGCCACACAGCTCTAACAGCTAAATTTGTCAGacaaaagaatgaatgttttCAGACAAAACATATCACAAGGAAATGATGacatttgtttcatgttttaagCACGCTAATGGCAAAGACATACACATGTGGCTTTGCAGATGTCTTTCCCAGTTGCATCTGTATCTTTGTCAATGTAACAACATCTTACCTTGGTATGACACTGTGTGATTTGGGTAACTCATCGTTCTTTTACAAGATGGTATTCTGGAAAGGTCAGTACTGTGCCaacccacccccagcctcttctGTGGGGATCCACCCTGCCCACATTTCCTACTGAAGGGGCAAGCCCAGACGGCCACATTAAGGACTCAGTGCCCCACCTCCTCTGCCCATAGATGACTGACTCTGGCCTAGGCACCTGGGCCAACTATACAGAATCCATAGCCCAGTCAGGGATTTACAGTCTGCACTAAAAGAGGAACTGGACCAATAAGATTCTCTCTTAAGGCCCTGAACTTGAAGCAAACATAGCCATTAATTGGTACTAGGGCCAGAAGTAGACATGTAGTGTGTTGCTTAGTCATAGAAATCAAAGATCCATGAGATCCTGCAGCTGAAACCCAGGAGCCTTTGTGAATCTAGAGTCACCTTTGAGCTCTGGGCTCTTTGAGGCCAAGACTTAACATGGCTCCTATTCTAGGATTTCCATGAAAactcctttatcttttaaaaataatgtgacatacaggctcctgggcagctcagttgattgagcctccaactcttgattttggctcacggcATGtaaccagggtcatgggatcgagccccatgtcaggctctgagctgacagtgtggaacctgcttggaattctccctctcctcctctctctccctctctctctctgccccttctctgctcacattctctccctctctctctcaaaataaataaacaattaaaaaaattttaggggcacctgggtggctcagtcagttaagtgtctgacttaggctcaggtcatgatcgcatagttcacaagtttgagtcccacatctggttctgtgctgacagctcagagcctggagcctatttaggattctatgtctcctcctctctctgccccttctctacttgctctctctctctctctctcaaaaataaataaacattaaaaacgatTTTTAGATACATAATGTGACATAATACAGTATGCTGAAAGCCTTTGTCTTAAGCTGGCTTGAATGGCTTACTATCCGTCACAAGAAAAAGAGCCAGActgaaaacaatgagaaattaaAACTGGGTCCCAGCTGAACTCCTGGGCCATGAAGCCTTCTAGAGAAATCATGAGAAGAAAGACAAACTGGCATTGTCTTAGCCACTACTGGGAAGGCAATAGAaaccaaaaacagagaaaagggaactgaaAACCTTTAACGATGatttgtgaatgtgtgtgtgtgtgtgtgtgtgtgtgtgtatgagcccCCCTGTTGAGCACACAGTGACTTACAGAACCAACACCATGAATGGGGAAGACACAACCTCCCCGAGTTCTCTCCCATGAGTGGGACCTAGCATTTGAACAACCAAACTTAAAATAGACAATGAATGACTGACTGCTTGTTACGAGATATGCTAGGTGCACAGGAATCACAAGTGATGGAAGTCAATTCACAAGAAAAACAAGGATAATATTTGAGGCAGCCTCAAAAGCAGGTGCTCAGTGTAGGGTGTGTCTACATGGCCCTGCTGTTTGTTTCCATTCAGCTTTGGAAACTAAGTGACACTGCTCTCtatctaaaaatgtaaatgtattggGTCATGTAGACTGTGTCTAAATAAAACCCAGTTTCCAAGTATCTCTTCAATGGTAATATTTCATGGCCAAAGATATTTCGTAACTTAGAGTTAAATCCAATTTGGCCACTATCTAAATATTCCAATTGATTTAGAAATTGAATGGTTATCAAGCATGATCCATGACCACATTCTAgtagtttaaaaatgaaacacctgtattatataaattatgtctTCTTGCCATGGGGAAGCAGTGTGGTGATGTGGTTAAGTTATGGACTTTGGAGACAGATGgacctgaattcaaatccatATTCAATGATTTTCTAGTCATGTGGCCTCGGGCAAGTTTCCTctgcagtttctttatttctcaagtAAGGATGATGACAATAATAGTATGCATCTTATAGGATGTTGTAAGACTTAAATGAATTAAGGTATGTTAAATGATTAAAGCAGCACCTCGCTCAGAGGAAATAATCTACAAATGTTTGCTACTATTATTTGTATTACTGTCATTAAACtcacaaaataaatcattaagtACATGCAAGAATTGTGCTGGGTATACccttttgtaattttgtttgaAACTCACAACAGGAAGGTAGGAATTATCATCCCAATTTTACAGTTGCAGAAATGAGGCATAGAAAAAGTTAACTAATTTGTGAACGGTTGCCTGGTTTTTGAATGGCAGAGTTAGGATGCATTAATTCACTCGCTAATTCATGCAACACTTTTTTATTGAGCACTGGATACATAGTATTCTAGGTGCTGGGATACACatccaaacagacaaaaatccttgctTCGCAGAGTTTACTTTCAGCAGGGCGAGACAGTCCAAAAACGGGAGAAGTCAGTAAAATGTATTGTAGATGGTATAGTGGGGtgtgctgagaaaactgaaacaaggaatgggagaggggtgtgtgtgtgtgtgtgtgtgtgtgtgtgtgtgtgtgttggtgtgtgtgttggtgtgggGAGAGTGTTGGAGTTCAGAATGCAATTGTGGCTAGCATACGTAACTAGGGAAGGTCTTACTGAGAAGGAGATGTTTGAGGAAaggtttgagagagaaaacaagtcaTATCAAGGGATATCTAGGGGAAAACTTTCCAGGCAAAAcaaagcatgtgcaaaggccctgaggcaggaatgtgcCTGACATGTTCTGGGAAGAGCAAAAGGGCGAGTGTGGTTGAAGCAGAGAAGATAAGAACAAGAGGAAatgaggtcagggagggcttGGTTGACACTGGTATTTGCTCCAGAGAATCCTGCCCCATGCTTGGGTTAACTGAGGTTCTGCCTCCACAAACACACCTTAAGAAGTCACTGATGGAAGAGTCTCCCCCTTGGAAAGGCCATATCACCTCCCATCTTCTCCACTCGGTAGAGAGGAAACCCCAAGCTTGGCGTTGGCAGTCAGGAAGTTCATCGGAACTGGAAACCACCTAGgcagcaccccccacccagccAACTGGAAGCAACCATGACGGTGGTGCTCAGAGCCCTTGCAGAGATGTGCTGTGGTCTCTCTGAGCTCATCACGTCACCTTCCTATGCAAGAGTTTCAATTCAAGGTCATTTTTGGTTCCTTTTCAGTAGCAGACTCAGAACCAGATCTATTCAAGTGTAGGAACAGTGCAGACACATTAATAGCCAGACCCTAGTGGGAgttgtattttccatttcctcctccctcatatttatttgtttctttatctccTCTATGTGGTAAAGTTGACCTTGTGTGATATTTTCAGATGAAGTTTAAAAAAGGTAGGGTGGAGAATGGAAGGTGTCACCTTGTACTGGCACCCCTGTGGGCTCTAGAGTTTGGCTGCCTAGGTTCAAATTCCCATTCCACCACTTAGAATTGGGGGTGATGGTAACATCTGCTTCTAGTAGGCTTATAGTGAGCATGGAATGAAatcatttaatgttattttagaatTTAGCCAAAACTGGGGGCTGCCTCTTGTTCCTGGGGTGCTTTTCACTGCAATGAGAAGGATGTTGCAGGAGCCAGGTGTCCAAATGACGTGGTTGTCTCTGAGTTTCCACTTTGAGCATGATTCAGATATTTCCTATATGCTTCCACCTCTCTACTGAACATTCTATTCTTCCCCTGCTGGGTGATcctagctcccccccccccaagctgaTGAGCCTTTTGAGTTCTTAGAAGGAGCTATGGGGAGGTCTCAGCCCTGTCTGTGGTTTAGGGAAGCGATAGATCCACTGCCTCCAATGAGGAAGGTACTCCAACTACACGTGTCACCTCTCCTGGAACAGACTCTGAGTTTTTCTTACCTCTTTAAGGGCATTGAAGGATGCTTGCAAACTCTCTGGAAGAAGTATGAAACATGAAGCAAGCACCCTTTCTAGATAAGGAGACTTTTAGTGAAAGAATCTACAGGCGTtgcattttttcctcctttggtgTAATGTATCTTTTGGGAAAAGGGCACGCAGAATTTGGTGAATGTTGTTCAATAGTCACAGCTTATTACCCTATGTGCTTCTGttgataggggaaaaaaatcactacagGGTTATGTCAGAAAGTCTCCCCTGACTAGGATATAGCAAACAGTCAATTCTCCTGCCAACTGTATTATCAGTCAGCGAATCAAGGGCACATTAGTAAGTAACAGCTATAGCATTTTATAGGAACAGCCAAAAACTATTGCCTTAGGATCACTGTATGTGAAAAACAGTGTCCTGGAAATGTTTCTGTGGGTCACTGATTTAAACAAAGAGTGGATTCTTATTAGCTGAGAGGTCCATTTCTGAGATGACTTAGGCTGCCTAGGCTTCAACTGGCAGAACCCCCCTCAGGTTATGATGTTATGTTGCTCAGGCCTATCACATAGGGTCAGTGTCAAATAGTAAAATGACTTTGACACAAACCCTGGAAATGCCCTTACAGCCACAGAAAGGATTCCTCGCAGGCAAGAAGCCTAGTGCACCCATGGCTTATCTCAGTTGTAAGTTCAGATTGAGATGTGCCAGGATTTTTTGAAGGACATAAGACAAGAACATAGGACAAAAGAACCTCGTTTAAAGACAAAGATCCACCAACCCCACTCCTCATTCTATCCCCAGCAACAGGCTCACCAAAACATGTGTGCAATAATGTTCAAAGCAGCTTCACTCATGACAGCCCAAAGATGCAAACGGCGGAATGTCTGGCAATAGTAAAATGGATTAATTGTGGTGTATATGCTCAACAAAATAATACTCACTAATTAAGCAAAAGCAGAGTGAAACAAGGAAGTATCACTATACACAGCAACTTGAGAGGATCTCAAAACATACTGAGgagaagaagccagaaacaagaAACATACACACCATATGATCCCATGTACATGAGGGTGTGAAGTAGACAAGGATAGCCTAGAGAGCTGGAAATCAGCAGATGTCAGCTCACCAGGccagggagagcagggagggcgtTAGGGAACCAGGAGGGTACAGAGGAACCTACTGGATTCTGGGATGATCTTGACTGGGGTGCTGGTTCCAAGGATGTATACGAATGAAAAACTCAACAGCTATGCATTTAACATTTATGCAGTTTACTCTGTGTTAAGTTATATGTctcaattttaaaaggaaaactaaggaaacaaaaaattaaatatagagatAAACAGGATCTCAGTTTTCTGGGTGGCTTTTCTAAGATTCTGGGATTTGCAAACCTAAGAACTATGACCCATCTGTGAggagaaaaaatgcaaattccacCTTTTTCTGCGCTTCCCAGAGAGGGGCCCACAGGGCACGGTTCTGCATTCCCATTGTAACTTAAAGGGAACATTCATAGTGTCCAGAGCCCTTGACATCCTGCAAGCATAGGAGGAACCCACAGCAGGAACCCACTCAGAGGCACCAACCTTGACTTCCAAATGGAACAGTACATCTGCAGAAGGAAAAGTGATGGCATCTACACCATAAATCTGAAGAGAGCCTGGGAGAAGCTTCTGCTGACAGCTCGTGCCATTGTTGCCATTGAAATCCCAGGTGGTGAGAGTGTCATATATTCCAGGAATACCCGCTCGTGGGCTGTGCTGAAGTTTGCTGCTGCCACCAAAGCCATTCCTATCGTGGGCCGCTTCACTCCGGGAACCTTCACTAACCAGATGCAGGCAGGCTCCCCGGTGTCTTCTGATGGTTACTGATCCCAGTATTGGCCACCAGCCTCTCTCAGGGGCATCTTCTGTTAACCCACCTACCACGGCTCTGGGTAACACAGACTCTCCTCTGCACTGTGTGGACATTGTCATCCCTTGCAATAGCAAGAAATCTCACTCAGTGGGTCGGACGTGGCGGATGCTGGCCCAGAAAGTTCTGCACACACATGGCACCATCTCCCATGAACACCCACGGGAGGTCTGTCTGATCTGTACTTCTCTACAGAGAGCCTGAAGAGACTGAAAAGGAAGATCAGGCTACTACTAAAAGGCTgttacctggggcgcctgggtggctcagtgggttaagcatccaactcttgatttcagctcaggtcaccatctcatggttcgtgagtttgagccccacgtccggcttcACAtcgcactgacagctcagagcctgcttagaattctctctctctccttctttctctgccccacccccttctctctctctcaatctctctctctctctcttagaataaataaataaacttaaaaaaaaaaaaaagctgtgaccAAGGAGGAATTTCTGGATGAATGGGCCGTTCCAACTCCTCAGTTCACGTCTGAAGGCGGGCAGGTCTGCTCTGTACCTACTCAGCAGTTCCCTATTGAAGACTCAGGTGCTCAGCCCCCCAGCTCCCACTGCTCAGGCCACCAGATGGATAGGAACAACCATTGAGTGGTCTTCAGCTGCTCTTCCACAAAGGcaagcaaaatggaaataaggtagaaagaaaataaacagtttctaaaagttgaaaaaaatgtgaattccaTACAGTTAGATTTATCCCAGGATTATGATGTGGAATATTTACTCACCATTAACCAGCATTATGGAAACCTGTGTGTGTCCAGCAATGGGCTGGCTGCTGGCAATACAACAGGGAACAAGACTGTTGTGTTTCAGAAAGCAACTATTCACGTAATCCCATGATTCTGAAATGTGACACAGGCTCtaaggagaaaagcaaagaagagacCTTCCTTCAGAAAGAATAAGAGGTGGGCCTAGGAGGACAGCATTCCTGAGAAAATCACATATGAACAAAGATATGAAGGCTGTCagaagaatgaaggagagaggaagggaaggaggaaaggggcagggggagtaGGGGAGACAGAAGCATGGGCAAGGCTTTGGGCTCATTGATCCCGGATTCTGGGAGAATTCTGGTGGCTAACCTGTAATGAGTgaggggggagaagaaggaaatgaagctgaggggaggaggggtagacTGGGACCAGGATGATCAGATGCCAAGAATAATACAAAGAGTTAAAGTGGTCTCAGGGTTTTAAGTAAGatctaatttacattttcaaaaagtttcCAAAGTTTCCAAGAAGAGAAcaaactcaaaagaaataagaataaaatcaaaagaaccaGGTAAGTCTATTGAAGTAATCCAGGACAGAGAGGATGACCTTGAATTAGGATAGTAGCAATGGAAGTAGAGAAAAGCAGATGGAAACAGTCCAGTTTTTTGAAATAATCTATTCATCTCTTCTTCTGGTGACCTTTCTCTCTTCTAAAActctctcatctctgtctctgtccctgtctctccctcccctcctaccCCATTGAAACACATGGACACACATTCCTAGCAAAACCCCACGCACTTCCCTGCTAGGTCCCAGCTGTGACGAGAACACAGTAATGGTGGCACACACCCAGCACCCTACCAAAAATCCCAGTGCACTACTCAGTTCACGGAAAGGGAATCCGTAGTAAATGCTAACATTCACTCAACAtcacctgtgtgccaggcattgtgccaaTTCCTTTTCACATTTGTTAGCTTCTATACTATGAGGGACTTGCATGCCTGTGTcccctgaaattcatatgttgaaatccaaaCCCCCCATTGTGATGATATCAGGAGGTGGGGTCTCTGGGGGGATAGGAGGCGATGTGAaatagagccctcatgaatgagattagtgtcctATAAAAGGACCCTTGGAGAGGTTCTTTGCCCCCtccaccacatgaggacacagcgagatgatgatctgtgaaccaggaagcaggacCTCACCAGACACAGAACCTGTCTggatcttgatcttg from Acinonyx jubatus isolate Ajub_Pintada_27869175 chromosome D2, VMU_Ajub_asm_v1.0, whole genome shotgun sequence includes these protein-coding regions:
- the LOC106989888 gene encoding LOW QUALITY PROTEIN: uncharacterized protein LOC106989888 (The sequence of the model RefSeq protein was modified relative to this genomic sequence to represent the inferred CDS: inserted 2 bases in 1 codon; deleted 1 base in 1 codon; substituted 1 base at 1 genomic stop codon); this translates as MSGNRGTHSRNPLRGTNLDFQMEQYICRRKSDGIYTINLKRAWEKLLLTARAIVAIEIPGGESVIYSRNTRSWAVLKFAAATKAIPIVGRFTPGTFTNQMQAGXPRCLLMVTDPSIGHQPLSGASSVNPPTTALGNTDSPLHCVDIVIPCNSKKSHSVGRTWRMLAQKVLHTHGTISHEHPREVVXSVLLYREPEETEKEDQLDLSQDYDVEYLLTINQHYGNLCVSSNGLAAGNTTGNKTVVFQKATIHAAIARSHNHSPQPLQVSLRAPGLLQAPSSEAVPPGGCLRKDWPSSEASVGLQELAVLPWYKSRKVKCYRVSAQSRYRDSRPFQKLDESYRNGLSSIRRPLALVTHQYRWERKMGKRCQFPLLLVFSCITIPDASTHLLPPL